A window from Theobroma cacao cultivar B97-61/B2 chromosome 3, Criollo_cocoa_genome_V2, whole genome shotgun sequence encodes these proteins:
- the LOC18507050 gene encoding probable myosin-binding protein 5, with amino-acid sequence MAKRTFKQFVEQELGQVLKFFIYAVLEWIMIFVLFIDGFLAFFANEFANFFELPIPCLLCTRIDHVLVRRNSDFYYNDSICEHHKKNVSTLAFCHAHKKLSDIRNMCESCLLSFATGKESDCDTYKSLLGILHKDIELFVDEDHEVHLSLPAGKKENEAAIEKSHDHLCSCCGEPLKVKSSYIKGKHSSLAPAPSPRAPANPNLDLSHINYTELKLNSDESEVHEDNDRSRGISLEKPFEDAKAATVPLLMDADDEDKTPNFIRGNKFFGIPLSDSATNSPRWTRITRKSLLEKTEFASESGDGPVPNEAEGDILHHLKRQVRMDRKSLMALYMELDEERSASTVAANNAMAMITRLQAEKAAVQMEALQYQRMMEEQAEYDQEALQEMSNLLAKREEEIKDLEAELEVYRQNYGCLKEVDFEGQGEESDGGYRVLKPPSNSSYNGRTECTSPTRSLSEGSNAGVKAQNDYQSDSMQDEVGGEALDKSKKASQGLRHLDRLKNLDKKLKLSPSSDGGDVSPNSSSENDDYMEEETGIGSKAILRSELSRISEKIEALAAGGDGLLKHVTDLTNEIGSDGTKLLTEVSQNLQKLQHFVTMCYSESEDA; translated from the exons ATGGCAAAGCGAACGTTTAAGCAGTTTGTAGAACAAGAACTTGGACAAGTCCTAAAGTTTTTCATTTATGCAGTGCTGGAATGGATAATGATATTTGTTCTGTTCATTGACGGGTTTCTTGCATTTTTCGCAAACGAATTTGCTAACTTCTTTGAGTTGCCTATCCCTTGCTTGCTTTGCACCCGGATTGATCATGTCCTTGTACGGAGAAATTCTGATTTCTATTACAATGATTCCATATGTGAACATCATAAGAAGAATGTTTCAACTCTTGCATTCTGTCATGCTCACAAGAAGCTTTCTGACATAAGAAACATGTGTGAGAGCTGTCTTCTTTCCTTCGCAACTGGGAAAGAATCCGATTGTGATACTTACAAGTCCCTTCTGGGGATCCTACACAAGGATATTGAGTTGTTTGTTGATGAAGATCATGAAGTTCATCTGTCATTGCCTGCTGGAAAGAAGGAAAACGAAGCAGCCATTGAGAAGAGCCATGATCATCTTTGTTCATGTTGTGGGGAGCCATTGAAGGTGAAATCCTCCTATATAAAAGGGAAGCATTCATCCCTAGCTCCTGCTCCATCTCCCCGGGCACCAGCCAATCCAAATTTGGATTTGTCACACATAAATTATACGGAGCTCAAGCTTAACTCGGATGAATCAGAGGTTCATGAGGATAATGATCGCTCGAGGGGAATAAGCCTTGAAAAGCCAT TCGAAGACGCCAAGGCTGCTACAGTACCATTGCTGATGGATGCTGATGATGAAGATAAGACCCCTAACTTTATTAGGGGAAACAAGTTTTTCGGAATCCCGCTGTCGGATTCAGCAACCAACAGTCCCAGGTGGACAAGAATTACGAGGAAATCACTGCTTGAGAAAACAGAGTTTGCTTCAGAATCTGGAGATGGGCCAGTGCCAAATGAGGCAGAAGGTGATATTTTGCATCATTTGAAGAGACAAGTTCGTATGGATCGCAAGTCGCTGATGGCTTTGTACATGGAACTGGATGAAGAAAGAAGTGCATCTACTGTTGCAGCTAACAATGCAATGGCCATGATTACGAGGTTGCAAGCTGAGAAGGCAGCTGTTCAGATGGAGGCCTTACAATACCAGAGAATGATGGAGGAGCAGGCAGAATACGACCAAGAAGCACTACAAGAGATGAGTAATTTGCTGGCcaagagagaggaagaaattaaGGATTTAGAGGCTGAACTTGAGGTTTACAGACAAAATTATGGATGCTTAAAGGAAGTTGATTTTGAAGGACAAGGAGAAGAGAGTGATGGGGGCTACCGAGTATTAAAACCACCATCTAACTCTTCCTATAATGGAAGAACTGAATGTACCAGCCCTACTCGTAGCCTTAGTGAAGGGTCCAATGCTGGGGTAAAAGCACAGAATGATTATCAGTCTGATTCAATGCAGGATGAGGTCGGAGGGGAAGCCCTTGACAAATCAAAGAAAGCCTCTCAAGGACTACGTCATTTGGACCGGTTGAAAAATCTGGATAAGAAACTGAAGCTTTCACCTTCATCGGATGGTGGGGATGTTTCCCCAAACTCTAGTAGTGAAAATGATGACTACATGGAAGAGGAGACAG GGATTGGAAGTAAAGCGATCCTAAGGAGTGAATTGTCCCGTATCAGTGAGAAGATTGAGGCCCTTGCAGCAGGTGGTGATGGACTCCTGAAACATGTTACTGATCTTACAAACGAAATAGGCAGCGACGGAACAAAACTATTAACAGAAGTTTCCCAGAATCTACAGAAGCTTCAACACTTTGTAACAATGTGTTATTCTGAAAGCGAAGATGCATAA
- the LOC18507049 gene encoding serine/threonine-protein phosphatase PP2A catalytic subunit, whose protein sequence is MPSHSDLDRQIEHLMQCKPLSEAEVKTLCEQARAILVEEWNVQPVKCPVTVCGDIHGQFHDLVELFRIGGNAPDTNYLFMGDYVDRGYYSVETVTLLVALKVRYRDRITILRGNHESRQITQVYGFYDECLRKYGNANVWKYFTDLFDYLPLTALIESQIFCLHGGLSPSLDTLDNIRALDRIQEVPHEGPMCDLLWSDPDDRCGWGISPRGAGYTFGQDISGQFNHTNGLTLISRAHQLVMEGYNWSQDKNVVTVFSAPNYCYRCGNMAAILEIGENMEQSFLQFDPAPRQIEPETTRRTPDYFL, encoded by the exons ATGCCGTCCCATAGCGATCTGGACCGTCAGATCGAGCACTTAATGCAGTGCAAGCCGCTATCGGAGGCGGAGGTGAAGACGCTGTGCGAGCAGGCACGTGCGATCCTTGTGGAGGAGTGGAATGTTCAGCCCGTGAAATGTCCCGTCACCGTCTGCGGCGATATCCACGGCCAGTTCCACGATCTGGTCGAGCTGTTTCGTATCGGCGGCAACGCTCCCGACACTAATTATCTCTTTATGGGCGATTACGTAG ATCGAGGATATTACTCAGTGGAGACTGTCACTCTTTTAGTTGCTCTGAAAGTTCGTTATAGAGATAGAATAACTATTTTAAGGGGAAATCATGAGAGCCGCCAGATAACTCAAGT GTATGGATTTTATGATGAATGCTTGAGAAAATATGGAAATGCTAATGTATGGAAGTATTTCACTGAcctttttgattatttacctCTGACCGCCCTGATTGAAAGTCAG ATTTTCTGCTTGCATGGAGGACTCTCTCCATCTTTGGATACATTAGATAACATCCGTGCTCTGGACCGTATACAGGAG GTTCCTCATGAGGGTCCAATGTGTGATCTCTTATGGTCTGATCCTGATGACCGATGTGGATGGGGAATATCTCCTCGGGGAGCAGGGTATACCTTTGGACAGGATATTTCTGGGCAGTTCAACCACACAAATGGGCTCACTCTGATTTCTAGAGCTCACCAGCTTGTTATGGAAGGATATAATTGGTCCCAG GACAAGAATGTGGTAACAGTGTTTAGTGCACCAAATTACTGCTATCGCTGTGGAAACATGGCTGCAATACTTGAGATTGGGGAGAATATGGAGCAAAGTTTTCTTCAGTTTGACCCAGCTCCACGTCAGATTGAGCCTGAGACCACACGCAGAACCCCCgactattttttataa